The Litchfieldia alkalitelluris genome has a window encoding:
- a CDS encoding DUF1648 domain-containing protein, whose product MKNKLAIVLPFFIAIAISIVAYAHLPERMVVHFNFAENPDNWMRKPLGAFLLPIIMLLTSFIITFSVKFEKNENKRRRTKAVIGSVTAIVSMLILSVHAFIIAYNLGYDFGVATFVTIVTGALFILLGNLVPRLPQGSMQWPVLPGPVLQKVSRFHGGFMVILGCLFLLLAFLPSNYILPLFFLLLASFIITIIISTIRYIR is encoded by the coding sequence ATGAAAAATAAGCTCGCTATAGTATTACCATTCTTTATTGCAATCGCCATTAGTATTGTCGCTTATGCACACTTACCAGAAAGAATGGTGGTGCATTTCAACTTCGCAGAAAACCCTGACAACTGGATGAGAAAACCTTTAGGGGCATTTTTGTTACCTATTATCATGCTTCTTACAAGTTTTATTATTACATTTAGTGTGAAATTTGAGAAAAACGAAAACAAACGTAGACGTACCAAAGCAGTTATCGGCTCTGTCACTGCAATTGTTTCCATGCTTATACTTTCAGTTCACGCATTTATCATCGCCTATAATCTAGGTTATGACTTCGGTGTTGCTACCTTCGTAACAATCGTGACAGGAGCACTATTCATCCTGTTAGGGAACCTTGTTCCTCGTTTACCACAAGGCTCAATGCAATGGCCAGTACTTCCTGGACCTGTGCTTCAAAAGGTATCACGTTTTCATGGAGGCTTTATGGTGATACTTGGCTGTCTATTCTTACTATTAGCATTTCTACCTAGCAACTATATTTTACCGTTATTCTTTTTATTACTTGCTAGCTTTATCATCACCATAATTATCAGCACGATCCGTTACATACGTTAG
- a CDS encoding autorepressor SdpR family transcription factor has product MNDAFKALSDPTRRKILDLLKEGDLTAGEIAENFNMSKPSISNHLNLLKHAGLIWDERRGQHIIYSLNTTVFQDVLKWVVQIQQSKG; this is encoded by the coding sequence CTGAATGACGCATTTAAAGCATTATCCGATCCAACCCGCCGTAAAATCCTTGATTTACTTAAAGAAGGTGATCTTACTGCTGGTGAAATTGCTGAGAACTTTAACATGTCGAAGCCTAGTATCTCGAATCATCTAAACCTCTTGAAGCACGCCGGACTCATTTGGGATGAACGAAGAGGACAACACATTATTTACTCACTTAACACCACTGTTTTTCAGGATGTATTAAAATGGGTAGTCCAAATTCAACAATCGAAAGGATGA